Proteins from a single region of Hydra vulgaris chromosome 12, alternate assembly HydraT2T_AEP:
- the LOC101239793 gene encoding uncharacterized protein LOC101239793 isoform X2 — protein sequence MILFLHVCFFIVGHSKVTYADSVSAIFNQIYLNAYNNVSNILPTIENVSMFNCIHRCIATKLCKSVNYDLSKSICELISPTPPQIQIRQGWQFISSNYTTSFSMSLPKMPQLRTTKIIPRTTSLVTTTLPTTVGIPFVEQSSTYKDNFTYASRAIDGLFANNDIDLCAVTAESFSPWWKLTLPEENIIHSVKVVTIESIETKRLGGFKLKIGDAREKYILCGHLTGVPSRTLVCNVRGKYVFIGDKKAVDKLILCEVEVTEL from the coding sequence gtTTTTGCACGTATGCTTTTTTATAGTTGGCCACTCCAAAGTTACTTATGCTGATTCCGTTTCAGCAATATTTAaccaaatttatttgaatgcaTATAACAACGTTAGTAATATTTTACCTACGATAGAAAATGTTTCAATGTTTAATTGCATTCACCGTTGCATAGCAACTAAGCTTTGCAAGTCTGTAAATTACGATCTAAGCAAAAGCATCTGCGAACTAATTTCACCAACGCCGCCTCAGATTCAAATTCGACAAGGATGGCAGTTTATTTCATCAAACTATACAACTAGTTTTTCAATGTCATTACCAAAAATGCCGCAACTTAGAACAACAAAAATCATACCAAGAACGACAAGTTTAGTTACTACGACTTTACCAACAACTGTAGGTATTCCATTTGTAGAGCAATCTTCAAcgtataaagataattttacaTATGCATCTCGAGCAATCGATGGTTTATTTGCTAATAATGATATCGATCTTTGCGCGGTAACCGCTGAATCTTTTAGCCCTTGGTGGAAATTAACTTTAcctgaagaaaatataattcATTCTGTTAAGGTTGTAACCATTGAGAGTATAGAAACCAAACGACTAGGAggatttaagttaaaaataggCGACGCAAgagaaaagtatattttgtgtGGGCATCTGACAGGTGTGCCATCAAGAACTTTAGTATGCAACGTACGTGGAAAATATGTGTTTATTGGAGATAAAAAAGCAGTcgataaacttattttatgtgAGGTAGAAGTGACtgaattataa
- the LOC136088286 gene encoding tigger transposable element-derived protein 4-like encodes MPMNSVFNADEFGLFCRCLPDKSLHLKNEKCIGGKHSKVRLAGMAAVNAKGERLSMFVIGESKSSRYFKGVKNIPCCYRAQPKRWMSAELFKEWVKEIDLKFSFQKRKIALIVDNCSAHPNMHKIDCVELIFLPPNTTSITQPMDQGVIRSLKAKYRSLAVKKQTATLIKENKMLKFSILTAMFMLTKAWNSIPDQAFINCFKKLGTSLEAVEKHVNDDNDLFCGLDVDKTVMENLRDDLELLKTKFDADFYLTVEELVDIDFDVCIANKSSDEDIIAEVSEHDAIETEEESDDECVGVSDNATKPI; translated from the coding sequence ATGCCGATGAATTCGGTTTTTAATGCCGATGAATTCGGTCTTTTCTGCCGATGTTTGCCTGacaaaagtttacatttaaaaaatgaaaagtgcATAGGAGGCAAGCATAGTAAAGTTCGCCTGGCTGGGATGGCTGCGGTTAATGCTAAAGGAGAAAGACTTTCAATGTTTGTAATTGGAGAATCGAAGTCTTCTAGATATTTTAAAGGTGTGAAAAATATTCCTTGTTGCTATCGGGCCCAACCAAAACGTTGGATGTCGGCAGAATTATTTAAGGAGTGGGTTAAAGAAATTGACCTAAAGTTTAGTTTTCAGAAAAGGAAAATTGCTTTAATTGTTGATAATTGTTCTGCCCATCCTAACATGCATAAAATTGATTGTGTGGAGCTTATCTTTCTTCCACCGAATACAACTTCGATCACCCAACCTATGGATCAAGGAGTTATCCGATCTCTTAAAGCCAAATATCGCTCACTTGCAGTGAAAAAGCAAACTGCTACCTTAATAAAAGAGAACAAGATGCTTAAGTTTTCTATCTTAACTGCTATGTTTATGCTAACAAAAGCATGGAATTCCATTCCAGATCAAGCCTtcataaattgtttcaaaaaattaggAACATCATTAGAAGCAGTGGAAAAGCATGTAAATGATGATAACGACCTTTTCTGTGGCTTAGATGTAGACAAGACTGTAATGGAAAACTTAAGAGATGATCTCGaactgttaaaaacaaaatttgatgcTGATTTTTACCTCACGGTCGAGGAGTTAGTAGACATAGATTTTGATGTTTGCATTGCCAACAAATCATCAGATGAGGACATCATTGCAGAAGTTTCTGAGCATGATGCGATTGAAACTGAAGAGGAATCCGATGATGAGTGCGTTGGTGTTTCTGACAATGCTACAAAACCAATCTGA